The sequence ACATATACCAAGTGATATTCACATTCGAAAAAGACAGTTTGACAGACCTGATTATCTAGTCACACCTtggaaacaaatatatatataaacattgcTGAATGATAAACATATAAAAGTCAATTAACGTACCCAGGGACCGGATTACTTGATCAGAACACTCCTTAGTATACTTTTTCTCTTTCATGGGACAGCGAATGGAAAAATCTGTCACGTAGTCCCACCACTGCCATGGCTTTCCACTTTCTTTTGCTATCTTAAAGAAGCAGGCTTGCCTTAGATTTTGCACCACCACATCCTTCCCGTCATATCCCCTGCTAAAATCTTGCTCAGGATCCGGTGCGCAATACCTCCCATTATTGATGCACTGTGACTTGCACTGTTTGCTCAAAATGAATGCTTCCGGACAATACCAAGTTATGTAATGAGGAGTGAACTGAGTGTAGCCTTTCTGCTCAAGTATCTGGGCAGCCCCCTTGAAACTTCTGACAAATTCTAACTGGCTGTCACACTTGGGACCACATTCATCGTTGCTATTTGTCCAGAACTCGTACTCAACCCGGTCATCTGGATGCGGCAGGGCCTCCCTCCAATCAATATTCATGTTCACCATTTCTCCTTTAGCTAGTTCTTTCCTTATTTTGTCCCCAAGTTCCCTGCTGATAAGAGTTGATGGGATACTTATGTTCTGTATATAATCCACCATCGCATCATCCCCCTCTGGGGTGTCCATGGTGATAAGAGGCTCAACCCTATCATCCACAACGACAATAGCAGCAGCTCCTGCGTTCTGAGCATTCCATGCTTTCAATGTAAAATAGCAATCTGGCATTAAAGTAAAGACAAAAATCATATACCTGGTGCAGGTGTTCCGCAAAAAGTTAAAAAAGAAATGATATACATGCAACATCATGGAAATGAAATCGAACAAATATCGATTGTACCTCCTCTGTCTACTAAAAGGAAGACAGGAATGCCACCAGGCTTATTATTATTACTCAACGAAAtatcatcatcttcaaaccTCTTGCATGCGTTCTGGTTGGATTTTGGGTACAAGACAGACCCAACCATCGTCCCACCATATTGAGGAACCCCAAAATTCCCTATCGCGCATTCATACACGCTTTTCAGCGACGGAGGTGACGTCACCGTCAGGTAGTTCTTCTCCACAACAAATCTCCCTGAACAACACCCGTGTAGGATAAACCAAACGCACACCAATACTCCAAAATATTCCCTCATTTTCTCCGCTCTGTCCTGCTTTCCTTCAACgaaaaaagaagataaaagggagaaatttGAAACAATCCCGATAATCCCCTCCGCTTCTTTATTTATATCAACCGAAAAGATCACAGTTCTACAGACACTCTTTGGGTACAAAATTCGAGCAAGAAAAAAACAGAACAGTAACGAAGGTGCACAATTAAACCCGAGACTCTATACTGAATGTAATATGTGATGAAAGAGTGGGAGAGAGAAGTGGTTGATGTGGAAGTAGTAAATTATAAACAGAATGTAGATCTAAGGAAAAGCTTGGTTGATCGAGTCAGGAGGAAGAAGCGGTGGGTTCAGAGTAGGAAACGAAACAGTGGCTTATAATTTTTGGATTTCCCGGTTCGGAGTGTTGCATGTTTACCACGTGTgctttggaaatttttttttggtaattaaCATATTTGTTGCTTTTTTTGTAAAACGTATTAtgtgacaaaaataaaaaaaagttgtaaGGGACAGATGtatgatttcaattttttttttaaataaaatatatatatatacacaataagggcaggtttttttaaatattttgtaaggtgtttttttttataattttaatcatttttcttatACGACCCTGATTCGTCACTGATATAACTTTAAAATGAATGAAAGAAACGTGTATAAAACTGAATTTGATAATGTAGATGACTAAAGTTGTAAAACGACGAGCACACGAaatcaaaaaatatagttttcccCAAATCATTTTAGTCAATATGCATATCATCAGTTACATGcaatttcaattttcaaataatataaagTTAGGTTTCAATTAGTAGAAGCATTTACGAGTATAGGGACATGTTGAATAACTTATTTTTTTGTCTGATAGTTAACGAGGTGGACTTGGATTACTTGCACTGATCCCACCGTGTCCTTTTTATGGTGACTGGAGGTTTTTTATGGGCTTCCGTCGTTTTGTTGTGCTGGTAAGATTAGGCTGACCTTACCAGTTTCTTTCGAGCCTTTGCTCCTTTGTTTCGTCGAAAAATCCAGctgtataataatatattttcattttgtattTTTGGGTTCGGCTTGATAAGAATCTTGGTTCGTTGAATGGTGGGTTGTATACATTTTATGTGTCAGGGCACATGTTTCATTCATTTCTTCCTCTTATCCCCTCCGAGGACGGGCCTAGATATTTGCAGCTCTGTTTTTGGGATAACGTTGCATTATAGAATGTCTGTTGCAGCTATTTGGCTGGAGGGTAATGATGGTGTTAATATTTCTTATGATCAAGATATCATTGCGCACAGAAATAAGCATTATTTTGGGTGTTATGATTCGTTGCAATATCCgttgttttttttatgttatattgatttttttcccTGCTTTGCGTTGCAACCACCTATGGAATGATAGGATGGTGTCTTGTAGAGAGTATTACTGCTATAAGCTGCAAATCCAGGATTCTGATATGTCTGTTTTGTTGTATGGTGGAATTTTGTTACAACAGTTTGTTGTCTATATGTACATCAAGTTGGAGACGACAGACGAAAACAAGCGGAGATTTGATCCGAGATGTATTCAGGGAATAGTTGATAGCGATGTTGGTGAGGAAAATTGTGGAAGTGAAATTGGTCACTGTGTTGTTCTTCCTGCATCATTCATTGGAGGTCCTAAGGAATAATCTTGTTTACGGAAGTCTTATGCAATATAACTTGTTCAAAATAACTGCTCACGCTTGCCTCAAGGAACAAGAAAGTAACTTCAGTAATATTCATCTCAGTAAAACTACATTTTGTATAGCACAAACCTTGCTTTTACATCGTTTGCTCGTAGTTCAAGTGGCCGATAAAGGTACCCTTAAATCCCATAAGTAAAATACAATACATTTTGCTTCGTCAGGTAACATAAAACGCTCAACCAGTATAGGAATTTCAGgaaccaaaatatttgcaaacaATATCAGGGGAGAATGACCAAAAAAGGAACAATAAAAATCCTTCAAGGGGTTATTCATGGTCAAATGGTTCTGGCAAACGCTCAAATCCATTATCAAAGATGGATCCTTCATCGGACTTATCGTCGATACTGTGAAGCCAATTCATATTCTTCAGGTCCTCTTTAAGAAGAATCATTTCATAGCGGGAGCTTTCATAAATATCGTTGTTGGCAAGTCTTGCTGAAGATGGATGCTTGTCCTCTTCACTTCCACTTTCCGAAAATGtgttaatatgatttatgatctcTGCAACGTCACTATAACGAGAAATTGGTACGCATCCATTGCCAGATGCTGCACCAAGTTGAGTTTTATGGTTGTCGGATCGAACGCTTTGAGGAAATAAATTTGAGCCTGTAAGAGGTCGAGACAAATTGCTTCCATTTTTTAGATCCTGTAATATTAGTAGAAGATTGTTGAGAACCATGATGAGCAAACATATGCTCCACCTACTATCATATGGCACCGATTTAAGTTACGACTATTCATTTCCCTTTTCTTCGTTAGGGAGAAACCAATAAATGGCACTCAGCTGGTGATAAACATGGCACCAGGCATCAGCGCATCCTTAATACTGCTAGTCGCTCCTATTTAATAACTTTACCCACACTCATTATCCTGCTTGCTGGTTACATAAACTAATAATGAAAGGGAGAATAATCGACATGTCATCGCATGAAGGTCCCTGAGAGTCGGGAACAAAAGAAGCTGAAAACAGAATCATGACCAACT comes from Primulina huaijiensis isolate GDHJ02 unplaced genomic scaffold, ASM1229523v2 scaffold10763, whole genome shotgun sequence and encodes:
- the LOC140965512 gene encoding vacuolar-sorting receptor 1-like isoform X2; this translates as MREYFGVLVCVWFILHGCCSGRFVVEKNYLTVTSPPSLKSVYECAIGNFGVPQYGGTMVGSVLYPKSNQNACKRFEDDDISLSNNNKPGGIPVFLLVDRGDCYFTLKAWNAQNAGAAAIVVVDDRVEPLITMDTPEGDDAMVDYIQNISIPSTLISRELGDKIRKELAKGEMVNMNIDWREALPHPDDRVEYEFWTNSNDECGPKCDSQLEFVRSFKGAAQILEQKGYTQFTPHYITWYCPEAFILSKQCKSQCINNGRYCAPDPEQDFSRGYDGKDVVVQNLRQACFFKIAKESGKPWQWWDYVTDFSIRCPMKEKKYTKECSDQVIRSLGVETRKIDECIGDTEADVDNPVLKAEQEAQIGKGSRGDVTILPTLVVNGRQYRGKLDKGAVLKAICSGFEETTEPAICLSKDMETNECLHNNGGCWQDKAANITACRDTFRGRVCECPIVQGVKFIGDGYTYCEASGALRCEINNGGCWKGTEGGRTYSACIDDHTKGCKCPSGFRGDGVNSCEDIDECKEKLACQCADCKCKNTWGSYECSCRGNSIYIHEHDTCISKVGSGEVGWGFTAFVIVGLAVAGVSGYAVYKYRIRRYMDSEIRAIMAQYMPLDNQGEVPSQLPLGRV
- the LOC140965512 gene encoding vacuolar-sorting receptor 1-like isoform X1; this encodes MREYFGVLVCVWFILHGCCSGRFVVEKNYLTVTSPPSLKSVYECAIGNFGVPQYGGTMVGSVLYPKSNQNACKRFEDDDISLSNNNKPGGIPVFLLVDRGDCYFTLKAWNAQNAGAAAIVVVDDRVEPLITMDTPEGDDAMVDYIQNISIPSTLISRELGDKIRKELAKGEMVNMNIDWREALPHPDDRVEYEFWTNSNDECGPKCDSQLEFVRSFKGAAQILEQKGYTQFTPHYITWYCPEAFILSKQCKSQCINNGRYCAPDPEQDFSRGYDGKDVVVQNLRQACFFKIAKESGKPWQWWDYVTDFSIRCPMKEKKYTKECSDQVIRSLGVETRKIDECIGDTEADVDNPVLKAEQEAQIGKGSRGDVTILPTLVVNGRQYRGKLDKGAVLKAICSGFEETTEPAICLSKDMETNECLHNNGGCWQDKAANITACRDTFRGRVCECPIVQGVKFIGDGYTYCEASGALRCEINNGGCWKGTEGGRTYSACILQDDHTKGCKCPSGFRGDGVNSCEDIDECKEKLACQCADCKCKNTWGSYECSCRGNSIYIHEHDTCISKVGSGEVGWGFTAFVIVGLAVAGVSGYAVYKYRIRRYMDSEIRAIMAQYMPLDNQGEVPSQLPLGRV